Proteins encoded within one genomic window of Neodiprion fabricii isolate iyNeoFabr1 chromosome 6, iyNeoFabr1.1, whole genome shotgun sequence:
- the LOC124184683 gene encoding uncharacterized protein LOC124184683 isoform X1: MKRRKKRKRKKYTMRNLLAKLLWLTLIVGGRAAIVPPPWANPSTNPCAAQPRGWQLLYWPADGKCYKIFQIGAPCPQTMELSPAAEGGGTVAECRCPPGTAQSPRDTLCHSIFTRGPCPVGQYFSPVPEVSGKPSSKPRWGVCQELESCPEQSEVYWPRDGKCYPKLSRGPCPRGELLVMGKNNLPECSCTSEGELGRYHWPGEGGGCHEHYTKGPCTEIGELFLPGGLCGCHNGLPHYHEESNMCYQLGGLGPCSNGHHFIVTTTDQQDHPEEIRAKCVCKPGHVLYKNGLCYRIHTRGPCDNGEMLLNETTCIPVPCKRGRLYFPQEKTCYKIGSKGPCPNGQIVLYDYNVRPSLDGISYNGVCGCTKALKESGKCSEDVEENCRNTPGMAVINKTCYKLYTRGPCAEGEWLVAQRTAKADFWQTTEGEERPRARCECRPGYKRVTDSIEVSEVESNSLISPGGCQPPAVSLARFLNKQIKSIDF; encoded by the exons ATGAAACGtagaaagaagaggaaaaggaaaaaata CACTATGCGGAATCTACTGGCAAAATTATTGTGGCTAACTCTGATTGTTGGAGGAAGAGCAGCTATAGTTCCACCACCATGGGCAAACCCTTCCACCAATCCTTGCGCCGCTCAGCCTCGTGGATGGCAGCTGCTTTACTGGCCAGCGGATggaaaatgttacaaaatatttcag ATCGGGGCACCTTGTCCGCAAACAATGGAACTGAGCCCAGCAGCTGAAGGAGGAGGTACGGTTGCGGAATGTAGATGCCCTCCAGGTACAGCGCAATCTCCTAGAGATACGCTATGTCATTCGATATTCACAAGGGGACCTTGCCCAGTGGggcaatatttttcacctgttCCAGAAGTTAGCGGTAAACCAAG TTCAAAGCCAAGATGGGGTGTGTGTCAAGAGTTAGAATCCTGTCCCGAACAAAGCGAGGTATATTGGCCAAGAGATGGTAAATGCTATCCAAAGTTGAGCCGAGGTCCCTGTCCAAGAGGAGAGCTTCTCGTcatgggaaaaaataatttacccgAATGTTCGTGCACCTCTGAAGGTGAACTGGGCAGGTATCATTGGCCCGGTGAAGGCGGAGGCTGTCACGAACACTACACGAAAGGTCCGTGTACGGAAATTGGGGAATTATTCCTGCCAGGAGGACTGTGCGGCTGCCATAACGGGCTTCCGCACTATCACGAAGAGTCAAATATGTGTTATCAATTAG GTGGACTAGGACCGTGTTCAAACGGCCATCACTTCATCGTAACGACAACGGATCAACAAGATCATCCGGAGGAAATTCGGGCAAAGTGTGTCTGCAAACCAGGTCATGttctctacaaaaatggtTTATGTTATAGAATTCACACAAGAGGACCTTGCGATAATGGTGAAATGTTATTAAACGAAACAACTTGTATCCCTGTGCCATGCAAAAGAGGGAGGCTTTATTTCCCGCAGGAAAAAACCTGTTACAAAATTGGTTCCAAGGGACCGTGTCCCAACGGTCAAATAGTTTTGTACGATTACAACGTGCGACCCTCTCTAGACGGAATAAGTTACAACGGGGTTTGTGGATGTACAAAAGCTTTGAAAGAATCTGGTAAATGTTCGGAGGATGTGGAAGAAAATTGCAGAAACACACCTGGCATGGCTGTGATTAATAAAACTTGTTACAAATTGTACACCCGAGGACCTTGCGCTGAGGGTGAATGGCTAGTTGCTCAACGAACAGCCAAAGCCGATTTCTGGCAAACAACGGAAGGAGAGGAGAGACCCAGAGCGAGATGTGAATGCAGACCTGGATATAAACGGGTTACAGACAGCATCGAAGTTTCTGAAGTTGAGAGTAATAGTTTAATTTCACCAGGTGGTTGTCAGCCACCAGCGGTCAGTCTGGCAAGATTTCTCAATAAACAAATCAAATCAATTGACTTTTGA
- the LOC124184683 gene encoding uncharacterized protein LOC124184683 isoform X2, translating into MRNLLAKLLWLTLIVGGRAAIVPPPWANPSTNPCAAQPRGWQLLYWPADGKCYKIFQIGAPCPQTMELSPAAEGGGTVAECRCPPGTAQSPRDTLCHSIFTRGPCPVGQYFSPVPEVSGKPSSKPRWGVCQELESCPEQSEVYWPRDGKCYPKLSRGPCPRGELLVMGKNNLPECSCTSEGELGRYHWPGEGGGCHEHYTKGPCTEIGELFLPGGLCGCHNGLPHYHEESNMCYQLGGLGPCSNGHHFIVTTTDQQDHPEEIRAKCVCKPGHVLYKNGLCYRIHTRGPCDNGEMLLNETTCIPVPCKRGRLYFPQEKTCYKIGSKGPCPNGQIVLYDYNVRPSLDGISYNGVCGCTKALKESGKCSEDVEENCRNTPGMAVINKTCYKLYTRGPCAEGEWLVAQRTAKADFWQTTEGEERPRARCECRPGYKRVTDSIEVSEVESNSLISPGGCQPPAVSLARFLNKQIKSIDF; encoded by the exons ATGCGGAATCTACTGGCAAAATTATTGTGGCTAACTCTGATTGTTGGAGGAAGAGCAGCTATAGTTCCACCACCATGGGCAAACCCTTCCACCAATCCTTGCGCCGCTCAGCCTCGTGGATGGCAGCTGCTTTACTGGCCAGCGGATggaaaatgttacaaaatatttcag ATCGGGGCACCTTGTCCGCAAACAATGGAACTGAGCCCAGCAGCTGAAGGAGGAGGTACGGTTGCGGAATGTAGATGCCCTCCAGGTACAGCGCAATCTCCTAGAGATACGCTATGTCATTCGATATTCACAAGGGGACCTTGCCCAGTGGggcaatatttttcacctgttCCAGAAGTTAGCGGTAAACCAAG TTCAAAGCCAAGATGGGGTGTGTGTCAAGAGTTAGAATCCTGTCCCGAACAAAGCGAGGTATATTGGCCAAGAGATGGTAAATGCTATCCAAAGTTGAGCCGAGGTCCCTGTCCAAGAGGAGAGCTTCTCGTcatgggaaaaaataatttacccgAATGTTCGTGCACCTCTGAAGGTGAACTGGGCAGGTATCATTGGCCCGGTGAAGGCGGAGGCTGTCACGAACACTACACGAAAGGTCCGTGTACGGAAATTGGGGAATTATTCCTGCCAGGAGGACTGTGCGGCTGCCATAACGGGCTTCCGCACTATCACGAAGAGTCAAATATGTGTTATCAATTAG GTGGACTAGGACCGTGTTCAAACGGCCATCACTTCATCGTAACGACAACGGATCAACAAGATCATCCGGAGGAAATTCGGGCAAAGTGTGTCTGCAAACCAGGTCATGttctctacaaaaatggtTTATGTTATAGAATTCACACAAGAGGACCTTGCGATAATGGTGAAATGTTATTAAACGAAACAACTTGTATCCCTGTGCCATGCAAAAGAGGGAGGCTTTATTTCCCGCAGGAAAAAACCTGTTACAAAATTGGTTCCAAGGGACCGTGTCCCAACGGTCAAATAGTTTTGTACGATTACAACGTGCGACCCTCTCTAGACGGAATAAGTTACAACGGGGTTTGTGGATGTACAAAAGCTTTGAAAGAATCTGGTAAATGTTCGGAGGATGTGGAAGAAAATTGCAGAAACACACCTGGCATGGCTGTGATTAATAAAACTTGTTACAAATTGTACACCCGAGGACCTTGCGCTGAGGGTGAATGGCTAGTTGCTCAACGAACAGCCAAAGCCGATTTCTGGCAAACAACGGAAGGAGAGGAGAGACCCAGAGCGAGATGTGAATGCAGACCTGGATATAAACGGGTTACAGACAGCATCGAAGTTTCTGAAGTTGAGAGTAATAGTTTAATTTCACCAGGTGGTTGTCAGCCACCAGCGGTCAGTCTGGCAAGATTTCTCAATAAACAAATCAAATCAATTGACTTTTGA